The proteins below come from a single Alnus glutinosa chromosome 9, dhAlnGlut1.1, whole genome shotgun sequence genomic window:
- the LOC133878138 gene encoding uncharacterized protein LOC133878138: MLSLYIAMNSPTCSLQWLPFLLLIFSTSVTATLYNIPRLSPVGPTILQDPETVSASVNVSDDFQTFYYNQTLDHFNYRPESYSTFQQRYVINSKYWGGANSSAPILAFFGAEAPLDGDLTFIGFLTDNAVHFKSLLLYIEHRYYGKSIPFGSREEALRNPSTLGYFNSAQAIADYAEIIIHVKEKLDAKYSPVIVIGGSYGGMLASWFRLKYPHVAIGAFASSAPILYFDDITPQDGYFSIVTKDFREASESCYQTIKKSWSEIDEVASKPDGLSILSKTFKTCNPLSTSFELKDYLETIYAFSAQYNDPPHYPVNIVCGGTDGAPSGSDILSKIFAGVVAYIGNQSCYVNGHRNLSESTVGWRWQTCSEMVLPKGVGNDSMFPSDPFILSSFIEKCKSLYGVPPRPHWVTTYYGGHDIKLILHRFASNIIFSNGLKDPYSSGGVLENISHSVVAVHTVNGSHCLDLHPAKQSDPEWLVKQRKVEVNIIKGWITKYYTDLLAFKK; encoded by the exons ATGCTCAGTTTATATATTGCCATGAACTCTCCAACATGTTCACTGCAATGGCTTCCTTTCCTCCTCCTTATTTTCTCAACCTCTGTCACTGCAACACTGTACAATATTCCCAGGCTGAGTCCAGTTGGACCAACAATTCTACAAGATCCTGAAACAGTATCTGCGTCGGTTAACGTTTCAGATGACTTTCAAACATTTTACTATAATCAAACACTCGATCACTTCAACTACAGGCCTGAAAGCTACTCCACTTTTCAGCAAAGATATGTGATCAACTCTAAGTACTGGGGTGGTGCAAATAGTAGCGCGCCAATTCTTGCTTTTTTTGGCGCAGAAGCACCGTTGGATGGTGACCTGACTTTTATCGGATTTCTCACTGACAACGCCGTGCACTTTAAGTCTCTCCTACTATATATAGAG CACCGATATTATGGAAAGTCAATACCATTCGGATCAAGGGAAGAAGCGCTTAGAAACCCAAGCACTCTCGGGTACTTCAACTCAGCCCAAGCAATAGCAGATTATGCAGAAATCATCATTCATGTAAAGGAAAAGTTAGATGCAAAATATTCTCCAGTAATTGTCATTGGAGGATCCTATGGAGGAA TGCTAGCTTCATGGTTCCGGCTAAAATATCCTCATGTTGCCATTGGCGCTTTCGCCTCATCTGCTCCAATCCTTTACTTCGACGACATCACGCCCCAAGATGGATATTTTTCGATTGTCACCAAGGATTTTAGG GAAGCCAGTGAGAGTTGCTACCAAACCATAAAAAAGTCGTGGTCCGAAATTGATGAAGTAGCATCTAAGCCTGATGGCCTTTCAATCCTTAGCAAGACATTCAAGACTTGCaa TCCGCTAAGCACATCTTTTGAGCTGAAGGACTATTTGGAGACGATATATGCATTTTCAGCCCAATATAATGATCCTCCACATTATCCGGTTAACATTGTCTGTGGTGGCACTGATGGAGCTCCTTCCGGAAGTGATATTCTAAGCAAAATATTTGCAGGTGTGGTTGCTTATATAGGAAATCAATCATGCTATGTTAATGGACACAGAAATTTATCTGAATCAACTGTGGGATGGAGATGGCAG ACATGCAGCGAGATGGTGCTACCCAAAGGAGTTGGCAATGACTCTATGTTCCCGTCGGATCCTTTTATCCTAAGCAGCTTTATTGAGAAGTGCAAGAGCTTGTATGGTGTCCCACCTCGTCCTCATTGGGTCACTACTTACTACGGAGGccat GATATAAAATTGATTCTCCACAGGTTTGCAAGCAACATTATATTCTCCAATGGGCTTAAAGATCCTTACAGTAGCGGCGG GGTGCTCGAAAATATATCACACAGTGTTGTTGCTGTCCATACTGTTAACG GATCTCATTGCTTGGATTTACATCCGGCAAAGCAAAGTGATCCAGAGTGGCTGGTCAAGCAGCGAAAGGTGGAGGTTAATATCATCAAAGGATGGATCACCAAGTACTACACTGATCTTCTCGCTTTCAAGAAATAA